Proteins from a genomic interval of Neodiprion lecontei isolate iyNeoLeco1 chromosome 2, iyNeoLeco1.1, whole genome shotgun sequence:
- the LOC124292794 gene encoding uncharacterized protein LOC124292794 isoform X1, with the protein MYVIYVCVYNRLCWKITVTIIEVTMSTCVFCKTKQSKYCGRSFHKFPVKDVLRLQQWLKEMKRKDWKPNRNSTLCSAHFTNDCFDRTGFLITLKKNSVPTIFDNPKSECSSCHRLREYGRGYSFFKFPLDEPDIMEQWIANINIGPWSPSSDSFLCSDHFELSCFQKKSKNYITLRKGSIPMLFAPL; encoded by the exons atgtacgtgatatatgtatgtgtatataatcgaTTGTGTTGGAAAATTACAGTAACAATTATTGAGGTAACAATGAGTACCTgcgttttttgcaaaacaaagcAATCAAAATATTGTGGGCGATCATTTCACAA ATTTCCCGTGAAAGATGTGTTGCGCCTTCAGCAGTggttaaaagaaatgaagaggaaGGACTGGAAGCCAAACCGAAATAGCACATTGTGTTCGGCTCATTTTACAAATGACTGCTTTGATAGGACAGGATTCctaattacattgaaaaagaacAGTGTACCAACTATATTTGACAACCCAAAATCAGAGTGTTCATCTTGTCACCGATTAAGGGAATATGGACGTGGCTATTCATTCTTCAA GTTCCCATTGGATGAACCTGATATTATGGAGCAGTGGATcgcaaatataaacattgGTCCGTGGTCTCCATCAAGTGATAGCTTTCTGTGTTCCGACCACTTTGAACTCTCTTGCTttcagaagaaaagtaaaaattatataactttACGAAAAGGCAGTATCCCAATGTTATTTG CTCCACTTTGA
- the LOC107227458 gene encoding uncharacterized protein LOC107227458, which produces MDHSFYSSVIIGLFVISCNAPVASTLNILGISTLPSNSHHIWFSELMRGLARNGHNIYALGLRETKFDQDEGTQNRTQSFVFESVIDDFHRSPVFSPVEWLRLSVTEISWLNHKVGNDMCERQMATDGAKRALETVRQTRIDVIVQDLTYGQCFYGMWEIVQGNPAIVGFTPFGAPNWVKDVVGGNNWPAIRTFPYFRQTQPFSIWEKTLNFFYYELDDLFREFYYMPRQQELAEKFIGRKMTRSVSEIEKNVSIMLTNSYAVLDPAAFLPPNVIEVGGLHIKDSKPLPQDIRKFLDDAEHGAIVISFGSNIQSSTLESDKIKIILAALGQLKQHVLWKFEATDLPGRPKNVMIRKWLPQNDVLAHPKVRVLWSHSGLLSTQEAVWWGVPLVGTPFFLDQHMNIDLLVKKGVALSLDYESLTTETILERLNRAIHDRSITRRMKELSREYKDRPMSPLDSAVWHVEHASRHPRGPLSSPGKNMSRMELNLFDVYAVLAVTILAILWITRSLVRASFYLFHLRQSRKLHIDMDRSFYSSVIIGLFVISCNAPVASTLNILGISTLPSNSHHIWFSELMRGLARNGHNIYALGLRETKFDQDEGTQNRTQSFVFEHVMDDFLKSQDFAPVEWLQVSVTQMAWLIHEIGNEMCERQMATDGAKRALEMVRHTKIDVIVQDLTYGQCFYGMWEIVQGNPAIVGFTPFGAPNWVKDVVGGNNWPAIRTFPYFGKIQPFSIWEKTMNFFYYEIDDLLRHFYYMPRQQELAEKFIGRKMTRSISEIEKNVSIMLTNSYAVLDPAAFSPPNVIEVGGLHIKDSKPLPQDIRKFLDDAEHGAIVISFGSNIQSSTLGSDKIKIILAALGQLKQHVLWKFEATDLPGRPKNVMIRKWLPQNDVLAHPKVRVLWSHSGLLSTQEAVWWGVPLVGMPFYLDQYMNIDLLVKKGVALSLDYESLTTETILERLNRAIHDRSISRRMKELSREYKDRPMSPLDSAVWHVEHASRHPRGPLSSPGKNMSRMELNLFDVYAVLAVTILAILWITRSLVRASFNLFRLRRSQKLHSN; this is translated from the exons ATGGATCACTCGTTCTACAGTTCCGTGATAATTGGACTCTTCGTAATTTCATGCAACGCACCTGTTGCATCGACTCTGAATATTTTGGGGATATCAACGCTGCCCTCGAATTCTCACCACATTTGGTTTTCCGAACTCATGAGAGGCTTGGCGCGAAATGGGCACAATATTTACGCGCTTGGTCTCCGCGAGACAAAGTTTGACCAAGATGAAGGAACGCAGAATCGAACTCAATCTTTC GTATTCGAGAGCGTTATAGACGATTTTCACAGAAGCCCCGTGTTTTCCCCGGTAGAATGGTTACGATTAAGTGTAACGGAGATTTCGTGGCTGAACCACAAAGTAGGTAACGATATGTGTGAACGACAAATGGCGACCGACGGTGCGAAGAGGGCCTTAGAAACGGTCAGACAAACGAGGATCGATGTCATAGTTCAGGACTTGACGTATGGCCAGTGTTTTTACGGGATGTGGGAG ATTGTTCAAGGAAATCCAGCTATAGTTGGATTCACACCATTCGGCGCACCTAATTGGGTAAAAGACGTTGTGGGGGGCAATAATTGGCCAGCAATCAGGACCTTTCCTTATTTCCGGCAAACTCAGCCGTTCAGTATTTGGGAGAagacattgaattttttttactacgaGCTTGACGACCTCTTTCGCGAATTCTACTACATGCCAAGACAGCAGGAACTCGCTGAGAAATTCATTGGCAGAAAGATGACCAGATCGGTCAGCGAAATCGAGAAAAACGTCAGCATCATGCTGACGAACAGCTACGCGGTCTTAGATCCGGCAGCATTTTTACCTCCGAACGTAATCGAAGTCGGTGGATTGCACATCAAGGATTCGAAACCACTGCCTCAG gatattcgaaaatttctcgacGATGCGGAACACGGCGCAATTGTAATATCATTCGGATCTAATATACAAAGCAGCACCTTGGAATcggacaaaataaaaataattctagCTGCGCTAGGTCAGCTGAAGCAGCACGTTTTATGGAAATTTGAGGCCACTGACTTGCCGGGCAGGCCAAAAAACGTGATGATAAGAAAGTGGCTGCCACAGAACGACGTTTTGG CTCATCCAAAAGTCCGAGTCCTTTGGTCTCATTCTGGACTTCTCAGCACTCAAGAGGCCGTCTGGTGGGGAGTGCCGCTGGTTGGAACGCCATTTTTTTTGGATCAGCATATGAACATTGACTTACTCGTCAAAAAAGGGGTTGCGTTATCTCTCGACTACGAGTCTCTTACAACTGAAACGATTTTGGAAAGACTAAACAGAGCCATTCATGATCGCAG cATTACCCGCCGAATGAAGGAGCTTTCTCGAGAGTACAAGGATAGGCCGATGTCCCCCTTGGATTCGGCTGTTTGGCACGTTGAACATGCGTCCCGTCATCCTCGAGGGCCGTTGAGTTCCCCTGGGAAAAATATGAGCCGCATGGAGCTCAATCTCTTCGACGTTTACGCAGTTCTGGCGGTTACTATTCTCGCTATTCTCTGGATTACTCGAAGTTTAGTTAGAGCATCGTTCTACTTATTCCATCTTCGGCAAAGCCGAAAGCTGCACATTGAC ATGGATCGCTCGTTCTACAGTTCCGTGATAATTGGACTCTTCGTAATTTCATGCAACGCACCTGTTGCATCGACTCTGAATATTTTGGGGATATCAACGCTGCCCTCGAATTCTCACCACATTTGGTTTTCCGAACTCATGAGAGGCTTGGCGCGAAATGGGCACAATATTTACGCGCTTGGTCTCCGCGAGACAAAGTTTGACCAAGATGAAGGAACGCAGAATCGAACTCAATCTTTC GTGTTCGAGCACGTTATGGACGATTTTCTCAAAAGCCAAGACTTTGCCCCAGTAGAATGGTTACAAGTAAGTGTGACGCAAATGGCGTGGCTGATCCACGAAATCGGTAACGAAATGTGTGAACGGCAAATGGCGACCGACGGAGCCAAGAGGGCCTTAGAAATGGTCAGACACACGAAGATCGACGTCATAGTTCAAGACTTGACGTATGGCCAGTGTTTTTACGGGATGTGGGAG ATTGTTCAAGGAAATCCAGCTATAGTTGGATTCACACCATTCGGCGCACCTAATTGGGTAAAAGACGTTGTGGGGGGCAATAATTGGCCAGCAATCAGGACCTTTCCTTATTTCGGGAAAATTCAGCCCTTCAGTATTTGGGAGAagacaatgaattttttttactacgaGATTGACGACCTCTTACGCCACTTCTACTACATGCCAAGGCAGCAGGAACTCGCTGAGAAATTCATTGGCAGAAAGATGACCAGATCGATCAGCGAAATCGAGAAAAACGTCAGCATCATGCTGACGAACAGCTACGCGGTTTTAGATCCGGCAGCATTTTCACCTCCGAACGTAATCGAAGTCGGTGGATTGCACATCAAGGATTCGAAACCACTGCCTCAG GATATTCGGAAATTTCTCGACGATGCGGAACACGGCGCAATTGTAATATCATTCGGATCTAATATACAAAGCAGCACCTTGGGATcggacaaaataaaaataattctagCTGCGCTAGGTCAGCTGAAGCAGCATGTTTTATGGAAATTTGAGGCCACTGACTTGCCGGGCAGGCCAAAAAACGTGATGATAAGAAAGTGGCTGCCACAGAACGACGTTTTGG CTCATCCAAAAGTCCGAGTCCTTTGGTCTCATTCTGGACTTCTCAGCACTCAAGAGGCCGTCTGGTGGGGAGTGCCGCTGGTTGGAATGCCATTTTACCTGGATCAGTACATGAACATTGATTTACTCGTCAAAAAGGGGGTTGCGTTATCTCTCGACTACGAGTCTCTTACAACTGAAACGATTTTGGAAAGACTAAACAGAGCCATTCATGATCGCAG cATTTCCCGCCGAATGAAGGAGCTTTCTCGAGAGTACAAGGATAGGCCGATGTCCCCCTTGGATTCGGCTGTTTGGCACGTTGAACATGCGTCCCGTCATCCTCGAGGGCCGTTGAGTTCCCCTGGGAAAAATATGAGCCGCATGGAGCTCAATCTCTTCGACGTTTACGCAGTTCTGGCGGTTACTATTCTCGCTATTCTCTGGATTACTCGAAGTTTAGTTAGAGCATCGTTCAATTTATTCCGTCTTCGGCGAAGCCAAAAACTGCACAGCAACTAG
- the LOC107222155 gene encoding uncharacterized protein LOC107222155 gives MTKTCAMLTKGVYGDSEKDEKALEIIQEAFIALNANYMRRGARLIDLRERSIIATVEVGKKKCNNIIPQLKYSKKLFTAAFFTLLSYCLLSENLSANFALKYALGTRCLVPNNYFVWEFTRPVSTCEFCRGIDSALILPNLTREEFKRYAYSSRPMVIKNAAGHWPAKKVFSLYFFRNLYESIEGAYESVQEECQFLHFKSNFASLKEVFAMSDRRALNLPGEQPWYVGWKNCHPQVLEIMKEFYQTPHFLPQDAEVPHTNYVFLGYEQGAVMHLDYIPRLMWQGQVLGSKTWSVAPTPECDKVCKKFDFSVNAGDIILLDTRVWYHGTNVKDGQFSLTVTSEYG, from the exons atgacgaaaacGTGCGCAATGTTGACCAAAGGCGTTTACGGCGACTCCGAAAAGGATGAAAAAGCGTTAGAAATAATACAAGAGGCTTTTATAGCGCTGAATGCCAATTACATGAGACGAGGAGCTCGTCTAATTGATCTACGAGAGCGATCAATAATCGCCACTGTCGAAGTGGGCAAAAAGAAATGTAACAATATAATTcctcaattaaaatattccaaGAAACTGTTTACAGCGGCATTTTTTACCCTACTCAGTTACTGTTTATTGTCAGAAAATTTGTCTGCCAATTTTGCACTCAAATATGCACTGGGAACTCGCTGCTTGGTACCGAACAATTATTTCGTTTGGGAATTCACCCGGCCTGTTTCGACGTGTGAATTTTGTCGCGGTATAGACTCCGCCCTAATTCTTCCCAATCTGACAAGAGAAGAATTCAAACGCTATGCATACTCGTCAAGACCGATGGTGATAAAAAATGCGGCAGGTCATTGGCCGGCGAAAAAAGTGTTCAGCCTATACTTCTTTAGGAATCTCTACGAGAGTATCGAAGGCGCTTACGAAAGTGTTCAGGAGGAATGCCAATTCCTTCATTTTAAAAGTAACTTTGCGAGCCTCAAAGAAGTCTTCGCAATGAGCGATCGAAGGGCCCTTAATTTGCCTGGGGAACAGCCCTGGTATGtcggatggaaaaattgtCACCCCCAGGTGCTGGAAAttatgaaagaattttatcaAACTCCGCACTTCTTGCCTCAAGATGCCGAAGTACCGCACACCAATTACGTTTTTCTTGGATACGAACAAGGCGCTGTTATGCAT CTGGATTACATACCACGTTTGATGTGGCAGGGTCAGGTACTGGGAAGCAAAACTTGGTCAGTAGCACCGACGCCAGAATGTGACAAAGTTTGTAAGAAATTTGACTTCTCCGTTAATGCCGGGGACATAATTCTGTTGGACACCAGAGTTTGGTATCATGGCACCAACGTCAAGGACGGGCAGTTCAGTTTAACTGTAACGTCTGAATACGGATAG
- the LOC107222124 gene encoding WW domain-binding protein 2 isoform X1 has translation MSLNTAHANGGVLIHSGECILLFSDNVMMEFHGQDQPEFIGSKRGRLFLTTHRMIFNAKDQKERMQSFSFPFITLSDVELEQPMFGANYIKGKCRAQPNGNWTGECKFKLHFKNGGAIEFGQAMLRAASMANRNGPGFDAPPPYQPPTSDWYAAPPPAYQAAPGGYYGWQPPTNVFPEQPPANGVYMTDSPPPYPGINGPYQGYASGGAAQQQPQPSAWGNSAQPSNWGQPQSNGAPGWANPGYNPQSMSQGGAYPSYGQPSYNNYQPIPPQFSQYSQNPPQYHPNPAQYLQNPPQYSQNPPQYSQYPQNPQNQQGGYYGTAGIYQKPKPY, from the exons ATGTCTCTAAACACAGCTCATGCTAACGGGGGGGTCCTCATACATTCCGGCGAATG tattcttctcttttctgaCAATGTCATGATGGAATTTCACGGACAGGATCAACCTGAGTTTATCGGATCAAAACGAGGCAGACTTTTCTTAACTACACACCGTATGATTTTCAACGCAAAGGACCAAAAAGAAAGAATGCAATCATTCAGCTTTCCTTTCATCACATTGAGCGACGTGGAATTAGAACAACCAATGTTCGGCGCTAATTACATAAAAGGAAAATGCCGAGCTCAACCGAATGGCAATTGGACTGGCGAATGCAAATTTAAACTTCACTTCAAAAACGGTGGAGCAATCGAGTTTGGACAAGCAATGTTAAGGGCTGCTTCTATGG caaatcgCAATGGGCCTGGTTTCGATGCACCTCCACCATATCAACCGCCAACTTCTGACTGGTACGCCGCACCTCCGCCAGCGTATCAAGCTGCGCCAGGTGGATATTACGGCTGGCAACCCCCGACAAATGTTTTCCCCGAACAACCACCAG CGAATGGCGTATACATGACGGACTCTCCGCCACCGTATCCCGGCATCAATGGTCCTTATCAAGGTTACGCCAGCGGCGGAGCTGCGCAACAGCAGCCACAGCCAAGTGCTTGGGGGAATTCGGCGCAACCAAGCAACTGGGGTCAGCCTCAATCTAACGGAGCTCCGGGATGGGCGAACCCAGGCTACAATCCGCAATCAATGTCTCAAGGAGGTGCGTATCCAAGTTACGGACAGCCTAGTTACAATAATTATCAGCCAATCCCACCCCAGTTTTCTCAATATTCCCAAAATCCACCCCAATATCATCCGAATCCAGCTCAGTATTTGCAAAATCCGCCCCAATACTCGCAGAATCCACCCCAATATTCGCAATATCCTCAAAATCCACAAAATCAGCAAGGAGGATATTACGGCACAGCCGGTATTTACCAGAAGCCAAAGCCCTACTAG
- the LOC107222124 gene encoding WW domain-binding protein 2 isoform X2 — translation MSLNTAHANGGVLIHSGECILLFSDNVMMEFHGQDQPEFIGSKRGRLFLTTHRMIFNAKDQKERMQSFSFPFITLSDVELEQPMFGANYIKGKCRAQPNGNWTGECKFKLHFKNGGAIEFGQAMLRAASMANRNGPGFDAPPPYQPPTSDWYAAPPPAYQAAPGGYYGWQPPTNVFPEQPPANGVYMTDSPPPYPGINGPYQGYASGGAAQQQPQPSAWGNSAQPSNWGQPQSNGAPGWANPGYNPQSMSQGDAKAAEAAQSAYYDPNRPQCAYVPPPAYYESPPSYQQATDKKEQ, via the exons ATGTCTCTAAACACAGCTCATGCTAACGGGGGGGTCCTCATACATTCCGGCGAATG tattcttctcttttctgaCAATGTCATGATGGAATTTCACGGACAGGATCAACCTGAGTTTATCGGATCAAAACGAGGCAGACTTTTCTTAACTACACACCGTATGATTTTCAACGCAAAGGACCAAAAAGAAAGAATGCAATCATTCAGCTTTCCTTTCATCACATTGAGCGACGTGGAATTAGAACAACCAATGTTCGGCGCTAATTACATAAAAGGAAAATGCCGAGCTCAACCGAATGGCAATTGGACTGGCGAATGCAAATTTAAACTTCACTTCAAAAACGGTGGAGCAATCGAGTTTGGACAAGCAATGTTAAGGGCTGCTTCTATGG caaatcgCAATGGGCCTGGTTTCGATGCACCTCCACCATATCAACCGCCAACTTCTGACTGGTACGCCGCACCTCCGCCAGCGTATCAAGCTGCGCCAGGTGGATATTACGGCTGGCAACCCCCGACAAATGTTTTCCCCGAACAACCACCAG CGAATGGCGTATACATGACGGACTCTCCGCCACCGTATCCCGGCATCAATGGTCCTTATCAAGGTTACGCCAGCGGCGGAGCTGCGCAACAGCAGCCACAGCCAAGTGCTTGGGGGAATTCGGCGCAACCAAGCAACTGGGGTCAGCCTCAATCTAACGGAGCTCCGGGATGGGCGAACCCAGGCTACAATCCGCAATCAATGTCTCAAGGAG ATGCAAAAGCTGCGGAGGCTGCGCAAAGCGCGTACTATGATCCAAATAGGCCTCAATGCGCTTACGTTCCACCACCCGCTTACTAC GAAAGCCCCCCGAGTTACCAACAGGCAACGGATAAGAAAGAACAGTGA
- the LOC124292794 gene encoding uncharacterized protein LOC124292794 isoform X2, producing MSTCVFCKTKQSKYCGRSFHKFPVKDVLRLQQWLKEMKRKDWKPNRNSTLCSAHFTNDCFDRTGFLITLKKNSVPTIFDNPKSECSSCHRLREYGRGYSFFKFPLDEPDIMEQWIANINIGPWSPSSDSFLCSDHFELSCFQKKSKNYITLRKGSIPMLFGKI from the exons ATGAGTACCTgcgttttttgcaaaacaaagcAATCAAAATATTGTGGGCGATCATTTCACAA ATTTCCCGTGAAAGATGTGTTGCGCCTTCAGCAGTggttaaaagaaatgaagaggaaGGACTGGAAGCCAAACCGAAATAGCACATTGTGTTCGGCTCATTTTACAAATGACTGCTTTGATAGGACAGGATTCctaattacattgaaaaagaacAGTGTACCAACTATATTTGACAACCCAAAATCAGAGTGTTCATCTTGTCACCGATTAAGGGAATATGGACGTGGCTATTCATTCTTCAA GTTCCCATTGGATGAACCTGATATTATGGAGCAGTGGATcgcaaatataaacattgGTCCGTGGTCTCCATCAAGTGATAGCTTTCTGTGTTCCGACCACTTTGAACTCTCTTGCTttcagaagaaaagtaaaaattatataactttACGAAAAGGCAGTATCCCAATGTTATTTGGTAAGATCTGA